The proteins below are encoded in one region of Gemmatimonadaceae bacterium:
- a CDS encoding FAD-dependent oxidoreductase gives MAATNVSDPRYYHKVVDCQWACPAHTNVPGYLRLIALGRYDDSYMLNRESNVFPGILGRTCDRPCEPACRRGRVEEKPVAICRLKRVAADRRGDITARLPKAPDKKNGKKVVCVGAGPASLTVANDLLPLGYEVTILEQHAKPGGLMRINIPAFRLPAQVLDEECGYVIDMGAEMKYGTRVDSLKALLAEGYDAVFVGSGAPKGKELDIPGRWDVKENIHIGIEWLANVHFGHVEKIGKRVLIIGVGNTAMDCCRTAKRVGATDVTVVARRGRKHFKASPWELEDAEEEQVDIIENHAPKRFVIENGKLVGMEFEQLEWSVDAKGKQVSTVTGTVILPCDDVILAIGQDNAFPWIERDIGLEFDPKWDMPVVDKTTHQSTLPGVFFGGDAAWGPENIIWAVAHGHAAAISIHQHCQGQPISERPPQGMTLVSAKMGMHSWAYDNDYDPVKRAKMKHEELQKRVSDIGIEVELGFTPEQAVAEVGRCLNCDIQTHFTEDLCIECDACVDVCPTRCLTITTNGTSEDDLRTRLSAPAINPQQDIYVSDVLPQTKRVMVKDEDVCLHCGLCAERCPTAAWDMRTFDLRLPYATRMAV, from the coding sequence ATGGCGGCGACGAATGTCTCCGACCCGCGCTACTACCATAAGGTTGTGGACTGCCAGTGGGCCTGCCCGGCTCACACGAACGTCCCCGGCTACCTGCGGCTGATCGCCCTGGGCCGCTACGATGACTCGTATATGCTCAACCGCGAGTCGAACGTCTTTCCTGGAATCCTCGGTCGCACCTGCGACCGCCCCTGCGAACCGGCCTGTCGGCGCGGACGCGTGGAGGAGAAGCCGGTCGCCATCTGCCGCCTGAAGCGCGTGGCCGCCGACCGCCGCGGCGACATCACCGCGCGGCTGCCCAAGGCACCGGACAAGAAGAACGGGAAGAAGGTCGTCTGCGTGGGCGCGGGACCCGCCTCGCTCACCGTAGCGAACGACCTGCTGCCGCTGGGCTACGAGGTCACGATCCTCGAGCAACACGCCAAGCCCGGCGGCTTGATGCGCATCAACATCCCCGCCTTCCGACTGCCGGCGCAGGTCCTCGACGAGGAATGCGGCTACGTGATCGACATGGGCGCCGAGATGAAGTACGGCACGCGCGTCGACTCGCTCAAGGCGCTGCTCGCCGAGGGCTACGACGCCGTCTTCGTCGGCAGCGGCGCGCCCAAGGGCAAGGAGCTCGACATCCCCGGCCGCTGGGACGTGAAGGAGAACATCCACATCGGCATCGAGTGGCTCGCCAACGTGCACTTCGGGCACGTGGAGAAGATCGGCAAGCGCGTGCTGATCATCGGCGTGGGCAACACAGCGATGGACTGCTGCCGCACCGCCAAGCGCGTGGGCGCCACGGACGTCACGGTGGTCGCACGCCGCGGTCGCAAGCACTTCAAGGCCTCGCCTTGGGAGCTGGAGGACGCCGAGGAAGAGCAAGTCGACATCATCGAGAACCACGCGCCCAAGCGTTTTGTGATCGAAAACGGCAAGCTCGTGGGGATGGAGTTCGAGCAGCTCGAGTGGAGCGTGGACGCCAAGGGCAAGCAGGTGAGCACGGTGACCGGTACCGTGATCCTGCCCTGCGATGACGTGATCCTCGCGATTGGCCAGGACAACGCCTTCCCCTGGATCGAGCGCGACATCGGCCTCGAGTTCGATCCGAAATGGGACATGCCGGTGGTGGACAAGACCACGCACCAGAGCACGCTGCCCGGCGTCTTCTTCGGCGGCGACGCGGCCTGGGGCCCGGAGAACATCATCTGGGCGGTGGCGCACGGACACGCGGCGGCCATCTCCATCCATCAGCATTGCCAGGGCCAGCCGATCAGCGAGCGACCGCCACAAGGCATGACGCTCGTCAGCGCCAAGATGGGCATGCACAGCTGGGCGTACGACAACGACTACGACCCAGTGAAGCGCGCCAAGATGAAGCACGAGGAGCTGCAGAAGCGCGTCTCCGACATCGGCATCGAGGTGGAGTTGGGCTTCACGCCCGAGCAGGCCGTCGCCGAGGTGGGGCGCTGTCTCAACTGCGACATCCAGACGCACTTCACGGAAGATCTGTGCATCGAGTGCGATGCCTGCGTCGACGTCTGCCCCACGCGCTGCCTCACCATCACGACCAACGGCACGAGCGAGGATGACCTGCGCACGCGGCTCTCGGCGCCGGCCATCAATCCCCAGCAGGACATCTATGTGTCGGACGTGCTTCCACAGACCAAGCGCGTGATGGTGAAGGACGAGGACGTCTGCCTGCACTGCGGCCTCTGCGCCGAACGCTGTCCCACGGCGGCCTGGGACATGCGCACCTTCGACCTGCGCCTGCCCTACGCGACGAGGATGGCCGTATGA
- a CDS encoding zinc-dependent metalloprotease — protein MRPLARLTQLAGALALVSCTTATATTRPAPTTTPAAGAQQTPPQGAQAAPQGGAAQGRQGGNQGGPRPYRSVITEAATTQSGLFKVHRINEQLFFEIPRAALMKEMLLISRPVESTLQNPAGFFGGGVRVIVQWERDGNRVVLREKEFDLMADSTSAIWRQVSGFRKGPVLASYSVAAYGPDSAAVIDVSDLFLSNIAELGPIEGLQRNKSWVEQTWAFERNVDIEVTQTGLARPAAGGPGGFGGTPRPQSQTVRVHFSMLALPDTPMMPRWHDERVGFNSSRWYDMSRPVHRSEQMRFIHRFKLVKKNPNAAVSDPVEPIIYWIDPATPDWLKPWIVIGVNKWQSAFEAAGFSNAIFGRIAPTPEEDPNFSLFDARHSVIYWRPSTVANATGGQTVDPRSGEILKGEVNMYHNIMELQKNWYFIQASPLDARAQTLPMPDSLMGRLVEYVVTHEVGHSIGFPHNMKSSAQYPVDSIRSRSFLERMNGHVATLMDYSRFNYVAQPEDNIPPHLLIPQVGPYDVFAVKWGYSPIPSARTPDEEKATLDQWAREQDRFPWLRFTTPDATGDPENQTEAVGDADAVRATTLGMRNLERVVANIRNAAEKPGESYDEVETLYEQAVGQWGRYMGHVSSIVGGAYTQEKYGTGERFTPLERARQREAVQYLNRVAFQVPAMFLDPALLRRIENDGAVERFRARQASVINSLLNQNRLERLVEFEALAPAGTATYTLADLMTDLRAGIWGELNAGSVRINAYRRNLQRSFLAAADSRLNPSPEALSRANNPAPNPAHSDVRAVLRGELQDLDRLIASAQAKAGDSMTRLHLRDLRTEIARILEGGNR, from the coding sequence ATGCGACCACTCGCACGTCTCACGCAGTTGGCTGGCGCCTTGGCGCTGGTCTCCTGCACCACTGCCACCGCGACAACGCGGCCCGCTCCCACGACGACGCCCGCCGCCGGCGCACAGCAGACGCCGCCGCAGGGCGCGCAGGCCGCCCCGCAGGGCGGCGCGGCACAGGGCCGGCAGGGCGGCAACCAGGGCGGCCCCCGTCCTTACCGCAGCGTGATCACCGAGGCCGCCACGACGCAGAGCGGCCTGTTCAAGGTGCACCGCATCAACGAGCAGCTGTTCTTCGAGATCCCGCGCGCCGCGCTGATGAAGGAGATGCTGCTCATCTCGCGTCCCGTGGAGTCGACGCTGCAGAACCCCGCCGGCTTCTTCGGCGGCGGCGTGCGCGTGATCGTGCAGTGGGAGCGCGACGGCAACCGCGTGGTCCTGCGCGAGAAGGAGTTCGACCTGATGGCCGACAGCACGTCGGCGATCTGGCGCCAGGTCTCCGGCTTCCGTAAGGGTCCCGTGCTCGCCAGCTATTCCGTGGCCGCCTACGGCCCGGACAGTGCCGCGGTGATCGACGTGAGCGATCTCTTCCTGTCGAACATCGCCGAACTGGGGCCGATCGAGGGCCTGCAGCGCAACAAGAGCTGGGTCGAGCAGACCTGGGCCTTCGAGCGCAACGTGGACATCGAGGTGACGCAGACGGGCCTGGCCCGTCCCGCCGCCGGTGGCCCGGGCGGCTTCGGTGGCACGCCGCGCCCGCAGTCGCAGACGGTGCGCGTGCACTTCTCGATGCTTGCCCTGCCCGACACCCCGATGATGCCCCGCTGGCACGACGAGCGCGTCGGCTTCAACTCCAGCCGCTGGTACGACATGTCGCGGCCGGTGCATCGCTCGGAGCAGATGCGCTTCATCCATCGCTTCAAGCTGGTCAAGAAGAATCCGAACGCCGCCGTGTCCGACCCGGTGGAGCCGATCATCTATTGGATCGACCCCGCCACGCCGGATTGGCTCAAGCCCTGGATCGTCATCGGCGTGAACAAGTGGCAGTCGGCCTTCGAGGCGGCGGGCTTCTCGAACGCCATCTTCGGCCGCATCGCGCCGACGCCGGAAGAGGATCCGAACTTCTCGCTCTTTGACGCGCGCCACTCGGTGATCTACTGGCGCCCGTCCACCGTGGCCAACGCCACCGGCGGCCAGACCGTCGACCCGCGCTCGGGAGAGATCCTGAAGGGCGAGGTCAACATGTACCACAACATCATGGAGCTGCAGAAGAACTGGTACTTCATCCAGGCTTCGCCGCTCGACGCCCGCGCGCAGACGCTGCCGATGCCGGACTCGCTGATGGGTCGCCTCGTCGAGTACGTCGTCACGCACGAGGTCGGCCACTCGATCGGCTTCCCGCACAATATGAAGTCCTCGGCACAGTACCCGGTGGACTCCATCCGCAGCCGCAGCTTCCTCGAGCGGATGAACGGCCACGTGGCGACGCTGATGGACTACTCGCGCTTCAACTATGTGGCGCAGCCCGAGGACAACATCCCGCCGCACCTGCTGATCCCGCAGGTCGGTCCGTACGACGTGTTCGCCGTGAAGTGGGGCTACAGCCCCATCCCCAGTGCGCGCACGCCGGACGAGGAGAAGGCGACGCTTGACCAGTGGGCGCGCGAGCAGGACCGCTTCCCCTGGCTGCGCTTCACCACGCCCGACGCCACCGGTGACCCGGAGAACCAAACCGAGGCCGTGGGTGACGCCGACGCGGTGCGCGCCACGACGCTGGGCATGCGGAACCTCGAGCGCGTGGTGGCCAACATCCGCAATGCGGCAGAGAAGCCGGGCGAGAGCTACGACGAGGTGGAGACGCTGTACGAGCAGGCCGTGGGCCAGTGGGGTCGCTATATGGGCCACGTCTCGAGCATCGTCGGCGGCGCGTACACGCAGGAGAAGTACGGCACCGGCGAGCGCTTCACGCCGCTCGAACGTGCGCGCCAGCGCGAGGCCGTGCAGTACCTGAACCGCGTGGCCTTCCAGGTCCCGGCGATGTTCCTCGACCCCGCCCTGCTGCGGCGCATCGAGAACGACGGCGCGGTGGAGCGCTTCCGCGCGCGTCAGGCGTCGGTCATCAACTCGCTGCTCAACCAGAACCGCCTCGAGCGTCTGGTCGAGTTCGAGGCGTTGGCGCCGGCGGGCACGGCGACCTACACGTTGGCCGACCTGATGACCGACCTGCGGGCCGGCATCTGGGGCGAGCTCAATGCGGGCAGCGTGCGCATCAATGCGTATCGCCGCAACCTGCAGCGTTCGTTCCTCGCGGCGGCCGACAGCCGGCTCAATCCGTCCCCGGAGGCGCTGTCGCGCGCGAACAACCCCGCGCCGAACCCGGCCCACTCTGACGTGCGGGCCGTGCTGCGCGGCGAACTGCAGGACCTCGACCGTTTGATTGCGTCGGCGCAGGCCAAGGCCGGCGACAGCATGACGCGTCTGCACCTGCGCGACCTGCGCACGGAGATTGCGCGGATCCTGGAGGGCGGCAACCGGTAG
- a CDS encoding dCTP deaminase, translated as MSIKNDRWIIEMSEKHGMIEPFESSQMREGVVSYGVSAYGYDMRVAPEYRIFTNVLNSVVDPKHFDPKSFVEYEGDVCIVPPNSFALARSVEYFRIPRNVMTITVGKSTYARCGIITNVTPFEPEWEGYVTLEISNTTPLPAKIYSNEGIAQVLFFEGDEGPLVSYKDKKGKYQGQVGVTLPKI; from the coding sequence GTGTCCATCAAGAACGACCGCTGGATCATCGAGATGTCCGAGAAGCACGGGATGATCGAGCCCTTTGAGAGCTCCCAGATGCGCGAGGGCGTCGTCTCGTACGGCGTCTCGGCCTACGGCTACGACATGCGCGTGGCCCCCGAGTACCGGATCTTCACGAACGTGCTCAACTCGGTCGTCGACCCCAAGCACTTCGACCCGAAGAGCTTCGTGGAGTACGAGGGCGATGTGTGCATCGTGCCGCCGAACAGCTTCGCGCTGGCGCGGTCGGTGGAGTACTTCCGCATCCCGCGCAACGTCATGACGATCACGGTGGGCAAGTCCACCTACGCGCGCTGCGGCATCATCACCAACGTCACGCCCTTCGAGCCGGAGTGGGAGGGCTATGTGACGCTGGAGATCTCGAACACCACGCCGCTGCCGGCGAAGATCTATTCCAACGAAGGCATCGCCCAGGTGTTGTTCTTCGAGGGCGACGAGGGGCCGCTGGTCTCGTACAAGGACAAGAAGGGCAAGTACCAGGGCCAGGTCGGCGTGACGTTGCCGAAGATCTGA
- a CDS encoding NADH-quinone oxidoreductase subunit A — MERTYLPVLLLLGFVAVNAVLILGLSHFLTRARPTPVKQEAYESGMPVLGDARERFSVKFYMVAMLFIVFDIETVFMIPWAAYYQQLSCMAPLVSGICPGGQLTFFGLGEMLVFVAILLAGFIYVWKKGALQWD; from the coding sequence ATGGAACGGACGTACCTCCCAGTCCTTCTGCTCCTTGGATTTGTCGCCGTCAATGCGGTGCTCATCCTTGGGCTGTCGCATTTCCTGACGCGCGCCCGGCCGACGCCGGTGAAGCAAGAGGCCTACGAGTCGGGCATGCCCGTCCTCGGCGACGCGCGCGAACGCTTCTCCGTCAAGTTCTATATGGTGGCGATGCTGTTCATCGTCTTCGACATCGAGACGGTGTTCATGATCCCCTGGGCCGCCTACTACCAGCAGCTCTCGTGCATGGCGCCGCTGGTGAGCGGCATCTGTCCGGGTGGCCAGCTCACCTTCTTCGGGCTCGGTGAGATGCTGGTCTTCGTTGCCATCCTGCTGGCGGGCTTCATCTACGTCTGGAAGAAGGGAGCGCTGCAATGGGATTGA
- a CDS encoding NADH-quinone oxidoreductase subunit B: protein MGLTTRPDPASAVSYNPQTQEGWITTRLDFLVNWGRANSLWPMPFGTACCAIEFMATAASKFDLARFGMERMSFSPRQSDVLICAGRVPFKLAPVIRRIYQQMHQPKWVISMGACASSGGMFDSYAVVQGIDTIIPVDVYVPGCPPRPEGLIYGIMMLQKKVMQERMSNTALRDELMPDPESQLYIPPSRIDELSEPFGNSVHQTRSAP, encoded by the coding sequence ATGGGATTGACCACGCGGCCGGATCCGGCTTCCGCCGTCTCCTATAATCCGCAGACGCAGGAAGGCTGGATCACCACCCGCCTCGACTTCCTCGTCAACTGGGGCCGCGCGAACTCGCTGTGGCCGATGCCCTTTGGCACCGCCTGCTGCGCCATCGAGTTCATGGCCACGGCCGCCTCGAAGTTCGACCTCGCACGCTTCGGCATGGAGCGGATGAGCTTCTCGCCGCGCCAGAGCGACGTGCTGATCTGTGCGGGCCGCGTGCCGTTCAAGCTCGCGCCGGTCATCCGCCGCATCTACCAACAGATGCACCAGCCGAAGTGGGTCATCTCGATGGGCGCCTGCGCCTCGTCGGGTGGCATGTTCGACTCGTATGCCGTGGTGCAGGGCATCGACACGATCATTCCCGTGGACGTCTATGTGCCCGGCTGCCCGCCGCGTCCCGAAGGCCTCATCTACGGCATCATGATGCTGCAGAAGAAGGTCATGCAGGAGCGGATGTCCAACACTGCGCTGCGCGACGAGTTGATGCCTGACCCCGAATCGCAGCTCTACATCCCGCCTTCGCGCATCGACGAGCTGTCGGAGCCGTTCGGCAACTCGGTGCACCAGACCCGGTCGGCGCCGTGA
- a CDS encoding NADH-quinone oxidoreductase subunit C — protein MSKSMEKYGAPAFEIVYPASADTPATPRNIPHRGGAMNPTVEAMRAKFGAAVQRAEVVWGETTVFVERAKVAEICAWLQSDPAQRYEYLSDVTAVEYRDHGRPIEVVWHIRSVRNRRFIRLKTELPKDGKTPLVVPSVWSVWKGADWLERECYDMFGIRFEGHPDLRRILMWEQYKEGYPLRKDFPMRGRFSRSEQLKQALAANPEARYSMEELSISDAFEDLPSDMRARLKGGEQTGE, from the coding sequence GTGAGCAAGTCCATGGAGAAGTACGGCGCGCCCGCCTTCGAGATCGTTTACCCGGCCTCGGCGGACACCCCGGCGACGCCACGAAACATCCCGCATCGCGGCGGCGCGATGAACCCGACGGTCGAGGCGATGCGCGCCAAGTTCGGCGCGGCCGTCCAGCGCGCCGAGGTGGTCTGGGGCGAGACGACGGTGTTCGTCGAGCGCGCCAAGGTCGCCGAGATCTGCGCCTGGCTGCAGTCGGACCCGGCGCAGCGCTACGAGTACCTGTCGGATGTGACCGCGGTCGAGTACCGCGACCACGGTCGGCCGATTGAAGTCGTGTGGCACATCCGCTCCGTACGGAACCGCCGCTTCATCCGCCTCAAGACCGAACTCCCGAAGGACGGCAAGACGCCGCTCGTCGTGCCCAGCGTCTGGAGCGTGTGGAAGGGCGCCGATTGGTTGGAGCGCGAGTGCTACGACATGTTCGGCATCCGCTTCGAGGGTCACCCCGACCTGCGCCGCATCCTGATGTGGGAGCAGTACAAGGAAGGCTATCCCCTGCGGAAGGACTTCCCGATGCGCGGCCGCTTCTCGCGCTCGGAGCAGCTGAAGCAGGCGTTGGCTGCCAATCCCGAGGCCCGGTACTCGATGGAAGAGCTTTCCATCTCCGATGCCTTCGAGGACCTGCCCTCGGACATGCGTGCCCGCCTGAAGGGCGGCGAGCAGACGGGAGAGTAA
- the nuoD gene encoding NADH dehydrogenase (quinone) subunit D, producing the protein MTPHDAIEPELEGEHMLINIGPQHPATHGVLRLVLELDGETVVRCIPHVGYLHCGFEKIGEYRQYNQIIPWTDREDYLNSMGNNVAFVLGAERLFGVEITPRCTVLRVIAMELSRIISHLVWLGTTCIDIGAFTPFLWSFQERENVYNLLERWTGARLTTSGTRIGGMIADVPEGWTDQLKHFIETFPKTLDQVEGMLNKNAIWVGRTVGLGVMTPDEALNYGLSGPMLRASGVAYDVRKDFPYLDYETYDFDVPVGTNGDVYDRFLVRQEELRQSVRILEQALKRLPDGPVNVDDPRLILPPKSKATSEMESMIHHFKVVMEGPRPPIGETYVPIESPKGEKGYYFVSDGTAKPVRWRIRPPSYVNLSAIPKMVEGHLLSDVIAINASIDIVMGEIDR; encoded by the coding sequence ATGACGCCGCATGACGCGATCGAGCCGGAGCTCGAAGGCGAGCACATGCTCATCAACATCGGGCCGCAGCACCCCGCCACGCACGGCGTGCTGCGTCTGGTGCTCGAGCTCGACGGCGAGACCGTCGTGCGCTGCATCCCGCACGTGGGTTACCTGCACTGCGGCTTCGAGAAGATCGGCGAATACCGCCAGTACAACCAGATCATCCCCTGGACCGACCGCGAGGACTACCTGAACTCGATGGGCAACAACGTTGCCTTCGTGCTCGGGGCGGAGCGGCTGTTCGGCGTGGAGATCACGCCGCGTTGCACCGTGCTGCGTGTGATCGCGATGGAGCTCTCGCGTATCATTTCGCACCTGGTCTGGCTGGGCACGACCTGCATCGACATCGGCGCGTTCACGCCGTTCCTGTGGAGCTTCCAGGAGCGTGAGAACGTCTACAACCTGCTGGAGCGCTGGACCGGCGCGCGGCTCACGACCAGCGGAACGCGCATCGGTGGCATGATCGCCGACGTGCCGGAGGGCTGGACCGACCAGCTCAAGCACTTCATCGAGACCTTCCCCAAGACGCTGGACCAGGTCGAGGGGATGCTCAACAAGAACGCCATCTGGGTCGGCCGCACGGTTGGACTCGGCGTGATGACGCCGGACGAGGCGCTCAACTATGGATTGAGCGGCCCGATGCTCCGCGCCTCGGGTGTGGCCTACGACGTCCGCAAGGACTTCCCGTACCTCGACTACGAGACCTACGACTTCGACGTGCCGGTCGGTACCAACGGCGACGTTTATGATCGCTTCCTGGTCCGTCAGGAAGAGCTGCGCCAGTCGGTGCGTATCCTCGAGCAGGCGCTGAAGCGTTTGCCCGACGGTCCGGTGAACGTGGATGACCCGCGGCTCATCCTGCCTCCGAAGTCCAAGGCGACCAGCGAGATGGAATCCATGATCCATCACTTCAAGGTCGTGATGGAAGGCCCGCGGCCCCCGATCGGCGAGACCTACGTGCCGATCGAGAGCCCGAAGGGCGAGAAGGGCTACTACTTCGTCTCCGACGGCACGGCCAAGCCGGTGCGCTGGCGCATCCGGCCGCCCAGCTACGTCAACCTTTCGGCGATCCCGAAGATGGTCGAGGGCCACCTGCTCTCCGACGTCATCGCGATCAACGCCTCCATCGACATCGTGATGGGAGAGATCGACCGGTGA
- a CDS encoding NAD(P)H-dependent oxidoreductase subunit E, with product MFTPGSARLKELQDLITRYPDKRATLLPALWMVQQERGWISDDAMREVGDQLGCTAAYVKGVVTFYTMYHQHPVGKHFIQVCTTSPCLCAGADKVVEAFLEHTGCKELGLTSPDGKYTVIEVECLGACGFATPVQINEDYVENVTPEKVPEILRGLA from the coding sequence GTGTTCACGCCGGGCTCGGCGCGCCTGAAGGAGTTGCAGGATCTCATCACGCGCTATCCCGACAAGCGCGCCACGTTGCTGCCTGCGCTGTGGATGGTGCAGCAGGAACGCGGTTGGATCAGCGACGACGCCATGCGCGAGGTCGGCGACCAACTCGGTTGCACCGCCGCTTATGTGAAGGGTGTGGTGACGTTCTACACGATGTACCACCAGCATCCGGTCGGAAAGCATTTCATCCAGGTGTGCACGACCTCGCCCTGCCTCTGCGCCGGTGCCGACAAGGTCGTCGAGGCCTTCCTCGAGCACACGGGCTGCAAGGAACTCGGCCTTACCTCGCCGGACGGCAAGTACACCGTGATCGAAGTCGAATGCCTCGGCGCCTGCGGCTTCGCGACGCCGGTGCAGATCAATGAGGACTACGTGGAGAACGTGACGCCGGAGAAGGTGCCGGAGATTCTGCGAGGGCTCGCGTAA
- the nuoF gene encoding NADH-quinone oxidoreductase subunit NuoF has product MGYPHKSHPRETPVLSKHFGDPEARTLEGWKSRGGYKALQQALSMDPVAIQNVVKESGLRGRGGAGFPTGLKWSFMKLGDGKPHYLCCNADESEPGTFKDREIMRWTPHALIEGCAIGAYAIGAETAYIYVRGEFTEPIKRLEDALVEARKAGIIGPNAMGSGKKIDVWVHRGAGAYICGEETALMNSLEGKRGNPRIKPPFPAVSGLFGMPTTINNVETLAAVPHILNNGAEWYKAMCLSSPKSTGSKLFSVCGNVAKPGNYEVVMGFPFKEFLYDLCGGPPPGRKFKAIIPGGSSVPVITIEEAESVKMDYEGFLEVGTMLGSGGVIIFDDAQSMPRQLARLARFYAHESCAQCTQCREGTAWMTKILERIVDGHGTFEDLDTIFELSENMTGKTICVLSDSCGAPVTSGINRFRGEFEALIKGKRSSTVAVGA; this is encoded by the coding sequence ATGGGCTATCCGCACAAGAGCCATCCCCGCGAGACGCCGGTCCTCAGCAAGCACTTCGGTGACCCCGAGGCACGCACGCTCGAGGGCTGGAAGTCACGCGGCGGCTACAAGGCGCTGCAGCAGGCGCTGTCGATGGATCCCGTCGCCATCCAGAACGTGGTGAAGGAGTCCGGCCTTCGCGGCCGCGGCGGCGCCGGATTCCCGACCGGCCTCAAGTGGTCCTTCATGAAGCTCGGCGACGGCAAGCCGCACTACCTCTGCTGCAACGCCGACGAATCCGAGCCGGGCACGTTCAAGGACCGCGAGATCATGCGCTGGACGCCGCACGCCCTCATCGAGGGCTGCGCGATCGGTGCCTACGCGATTGGCGCCGAGACGGCCTACATCTACGTGCGTGGCGAGTTCACCGAGCCCATCAAGCGGCTCGAGGACGCGCTGGTCGAGGCCCGCAAGGCGGGCATCATCGGCCCCAACGCGATGGGTTCGGGCAAGAAGATCGATGTGTGGGTGCACCGCGGCGCGGGCGCGTACATCTGCGGCGAGGAGACCGCGCTGATGAACTCGCTCGAGGGCAAGCGAGGCAATCCGCGCATCAAGCCGCCGTTCCCGGCGGTGAGCGGCCTCTTCGGGATGCCGACGACGATCAACAACGTCGAGACGCTGGCCGCCGTGCCGCACATCCTGAACAACGGCGCTGAGTGGTACAAGGCGATGTGCCTGTCCTCGCCGAAGAGCACCGGTTCCAAGTTGTTCTCGGTCTGCGGCAACGTGGCCAAGCCGGGCAACTATGAAGTCGTGATGGGATTCCCGTTCAAGGAGTTCCTGTACGACCTCTGCGGCGGCCCGCCGCCGGGCCGGAAGTTCAAGGCGATCATCCCCGGCGGCTCGTCGGTGCCGGTGATCACCATCGAGGAGGCCGAGTCCGTGAAGATGGACTACGAAGGATTCCTCGAAGTGGGCACGATGCTCGGTTCGGGCGGCGTCATCATTTTCGACGACGCGCAGTCGATGCCGCGGCAGTTGGCGCGCCTCGCGCGCTTCTACGCGCACGAGAGCTGCGCGCAGTGCACGCAGTGCCGCGAGGGCACGGCCTGGATGACGAAGATCCTCGAGCGCATCGTGGACGGCCACGGCACGTTCGAGGACCTCGATACGATCTTTGAGCTCTCCGAGAACATGACGGGCAAGACGATCTGCGTGCTCAGCGATTCCTGCGGCGCGCCAGTGACCAGCGGCATCAACCGCTTCCGTGGGGAGTTCGAGGCGCTGATCAAGGGCAAGCGGTCGTCCACCGTGGCGGTGGGCGCATGA